Within the Dolichospermum compactum NIES-806 genome, the region CCAAGTTCCTAAAGAATCCACCAACAGGCAAGTATGCGCCTGAGATTGAGCCAAAGCAGCAGTTAGTTCCACAGGAACAGCAAGAGTTATCCAATCTTGAGGACGGCGTTGTTGATGTTTTTGAATGCGTTCAAGCCATTCTAGATCATCAGGATTTTGTGTAGCTGTGGCAATGTAGACAACCTTTTTTTCCGAATTCATCGCCAAATCTTCCGCCCATTCACTTTTACCAGAGCGGGCTGCACCTGTCACCAAAATTATTTTCCGCATCATTTGATCATATAATGTTTCATCAGGAAGAATACACGAGTTAAATCAAGTATCCCCAAAATCACCACCCTTCTGTACTCCTGAATTCTTTCTTACTAAAGACCATAAATTTTAGGATATTGTTATGAAACCAGGGTTAAAACGGATAGAGGCCACGCTACATGATTTGAAAACTCGCAATGATGATGTCACCACAGAACCAGGTGAGGAAAGCAAACGTTCCTTTTCCTTTCGGATTAGTATCCGTCCCCAGGAATCTCCAGAAAATTCCCAAAATACAACCCATAATAGTAACTTAGAAGCAGATCCAGTTATTCATGAAACTCCAGAGGCAAATTTATTTCCTCACCATAATTCCGTCTCAGCCTTTCCAGCCCAAGACAATGGAGAAAAAACGCCAACTCTCCCGAAATTTAAAACTCCATCCTTCAGCAATCATCGTCACGGTGCTAACCCAGCACTAGCGATGAATATGCTCCAAGAGATTCAAGATAAAGTAGCTGATTGGCAACTAGAACTACAAAAAATAATACAGCAGATTCAGGATATTTACTTGGAAGGACCAATTATTAATGGTTGGTTGGAATCTAATGTCCAAGAAATAGAAACAGTTGGAACAGCGACATTACGCCATGCAGAAGTAGAGCGTCTCATGAACTATGTCGAAGAAATCTGTGCTAATGGTGAAAAAGGATCTCATAAACCGCTACATGCTGACTACCGACTATGTGGAGTAGATACAGCCGGTCAAGTATGGTCTCGTCCCTGTCCAGTTGAACAAGTTCCTAGTGTTAGTATAGCGATCGCTCGTCACCAAAGATTACGACAACTCTTAGGACGCAAACAAGACCTAGAAAATCGCTTGAGTCAATTAGCAGAAACCTTAGTCATGTTACATAGTCATATTCAGCAAAGTTAAATATTTTCTCCCTACGGCAAAATAAAGTAGCCACCGAGTAAAAACTATGTTACTCTAGAACCACATCGTGAAACTTTACCAACAAAAACTATGCGACTAAAACGCTGGGAATCCCCACGTCGAGAAGGCAGAAACGATAAAGGTCGAGGTGGTTCTGCGAGAAAACGCCAACTGAAAAAACAAAGACAAATGCTCAGACAGAAACTCAAAGAAAATCACAAGCCAAATGATCATCACAACAATAACCAGGGGGAAAGTTCAACTTCCCCCTATTTTTTGGCCTTTTTTCCCCAATAGCCTGATTAGGTATATTGCTTTAGAATGATTAAGTTTTTTGGAAAAAGTTAAATTTTTAACCTTTTTGAGTATATTCTCAAGTAAGGAGTTAAAGTAGTAATGACTAACGCAACAATTACTACAAAAGGGCAAGTAACTATACCTAAATAAATTAGGGATTATCTAAATTTAGATACAGGAAGTAAAATTGATTTTGTCATTGATGAAAATGGCATAGTTAAACTTATTCCTCTCAATATACCTATTCAAAAATTATCTGGAATTTTGCACAGAAAAGGCATTAAACCTACAACTTTGGAAGAAATGGAACAAATAATTAATGAGGCTGCAAGTGATTGGACTTGATACAAATATTATAGAAGATATATGAAAATACACAATGAACATAAACTAAATTTGGGTTTAGCTCACGACAATTTAGACTAATTGAACGAAAAATAAAAATTAAATTTCCTCTTGACTAAGCAGCGTGATTATAAAATCAGCATTAATGACATCTAAAGGCAGAAAAGGAGAGTCAACAGGAAACATCTGAATAGATAATTTAGTTTCCGTACTAGCAGCGCGAACAGCTTTTAAATAACAATCAGAAAATAGTTCTAAATAATAAGGTTTGAGACTAGGACTATCCTCCAATAAAGATTCAATTTGATAAAACTGTTCCCAAATTGTACTTACCCAACTAGAAGAACGTTTTTCAGATTGATATTGGTACTTGAGTAAGAGCATGAGTAAAACTATGAGTCGGTTTTTAAGTTCACGTCTTTTCTCTTTCCCCATGTCCTCTATTTCTTCAATCAAATGCTCAAAATCAACGTGATCTAATTGATGATTACGCAATAACTTAGCTGTCGTTTCTAGCCATAAACAATAATCCTGATTATAAAGATAACTACTCAAGGATGTAGATTGTAAATTGGTAGTCATACAAATAGCCTTATTTACTGCTATTACCTAAGTCTATCACATTAATTAATAAAACCAGGAAACTTTAGCGTCACCTGGTTTATTCTTGTAGGGACATAGCACTGCTATGTCCTAATTTATTGCTGAAAAAGATTAAACTTTAGCAGCCGCTCTCATGACCAATTCGCCTTTAGCATACTTAGCAGCATAATCTTCTAAAGAAACTTGCTTAATCTTGCTTGCGTTACCAGCAGTACCAAACTGTTGATAACGGTCAGCACAAACCTTTTGCATATATTTAATAGAAGGCTTGAGGAAGTGACGAGGATCAAATTCCTTGGGATTAGAAGCCAAAGCTTCACGCACAGCCGCAGTAATAGCCAAACGGTTATCGGTGTCAATATTTACCTTACGTACACCACTCTTAATACCTTTTTGGATTTCTTCTACTGGTACACCGTAGGTTTCAGGAATAGCACCACCATATTGGTTAATGAGCGCCAATAAATCTTCAGGTACAGAAGAAGAACCGTGCATTACCAAATGGGTGTTAGGTAAACGGCGGTGAATTTCTTCAATGCGGCTAATAGCCAAAATTTCACCTGTAGGCTTACGAGTAAACTTGTAAGCACCATGACTTGTACCGATAGCCACAGCTAAAGCATCAACTTGAGTTGCTTCTACGAAGTCAACAGCCTCATCAGGGTCAGTTAATAGTTGAGAATGGTCTAGTGTACCTTCAAAACCGTGACCATCTTCAGCTTCACCAGCACCAGTTTCTAAAGAACCCAAACAGCCTAATTCACCCTCAACACTGACACCCAAAGAGTGAGCAACGTTAACAACTTCGCTGGTAACTCTAACGTTATATTCAAAGCTGGCAGGGGTTTTAGCGTCAGCTTCCAAAGAACCATCCATCATGACGCTAGTGAAGTTGTTCTTGATAGCTGAATAGCAGGTAGAAGGAGCATTACCATGATCTTGGTGCATGACAATGGGAATCTCAGGATAGGTTTCTACCGCAGCCAAAATCAGGTGACGGAGGAAGTTTTCCCCGGCATAGTTACGAGCGCCGCGAGAAGCTTGTAAGATTACGGGGCTATCTGTTTCCACCGCCGCTTTCATGATTGCTTGAATCTGCTCTAAGTTGTTGACGTTAAAAGCGGGGATACCGTAACCGTGTTCAGCAGCGTGATCCAAAAGCAACCGCATTGGTACGAGAGCCATATATATTCCTCCTAATTTGGGTATTTAGCTAGTCAGTTTAATAGAAGCGTAATCTTTATTTTAATGTAATTTTTACGCTAATCTTAATGTTTTTTTCAACTTACAGAAAATTATAACTAGTAGCGATCGCTTTTGTTAAGAAACTTTATCGGCTGATATTCTTAGGCTATGTAATACTTATGTTAGTTTAAAAACTAAGTATTTTGAGTAGGGGTAGCGCCCCCGTGCCTACCCCAGTATTAGGGGCAACTTTAGGTCAATTATTATTATCATTATGTTAAGTAGCGCCCCCGTGCCTACCCCAGTATTAGGGGCAACTTTAGGTCAATTATTATTATCATTATGTTAAGTAGCGCCCCCGTGCCTACCCCAGTATTAGGGGCAAC harbors:
- the fba gene encoding class II fructose-bisphosphate aldolase (catalyzes the reversible aldol condensation of dihydroxyacetonephosphate and glyceraldehyde 3-phosphate in the Calvin cycle, glycolysis, and/or gluconeogenesis), with protein sequence MALVPMRLLLDHAAEHGYGIPAFNVNNLEQIQAIMKAAVETDSPVILQASRGARNYAGENFLRHLILAAVETYPEIPIVMHQDHGNAPSTCYSAIKNNFTSVMMDGSLEADAKTPASFEYNVRVTSEVVNVAHSLGVSVEGELGCLGSLETGAGEAEDGHGFEGTLDHSQLLTDPDEAVDFVEATQVDALAVAIGTSHGAYKFTRKPTGEILAISRIEEIHRRLPNTHLVMHGSSSVPEDLLALINQYGGAIPETYGVPVEEIQKGIKSGVRKVNIDTDNRLAITAAVREALASNPKEFDPRHFLKPSIKYMQKVCADRYQQFGTAGNASKIKQVSLEDYAAKYAKGELVMRAAAKV
- a CDS encoding DUF29 domain-containing protein is translated as MTTNLQSTSLSSYLYNQDYCLWLETTAKLLRNHQLDHVDFEHLIEEIEDMGKEKRRELKNRLIVLLMLLLKYQYQSEKRSSSWVSTIWEQFYQIESLLEDSPSLKPYYLELFSDCYLKAVRAASTETKLSIQMFPVDSPFLPLDVINADFIITLLSQEEI
- a CDS encoding AbrB family transcriptional regulator produces the protein MRDYLNLDTGSKIDFVIDENGIVKLIPLNIPIQKLSGILHRKGIKPTTLEEMEQIINEAASDWT